In one Triplophysa dalaica isolate WHDGS20190420 chromosome 9, ASM1584641v1, whole genome shotgun sequence genomic region, the following are encoded:
- the LOC130429180 gene encoding uncharacterized protein LOC130429180 isoform X1 yields the protein MTLYGVTVLCTLLFICKTSLGLSDNDHITLKCIAEKMTNCSVLQFECTKSDDQCCKSHKECGLTKDFVNEVLGNILCVLNSEMKCTFHISHMRHLAKNNTCKKMEIRKGEDRNEYHCKFSVSDDKCLMKTEIEELYTCMPKEKNKTRSEKVEGDTTPPACTDTCNELPWQIAFALAPALALALGIYFVVMVKRNNSDREANTNDGQVNIPLNNSSVVE from the exons ATGACGTTG tATGGTGTGACAGTGCTGTGTACACTCCTCTTTATATGCAAGACTTCTCTTGGTCTGTCTG ATAATGATCATATAACCTTGAAATGCATTGCTGAGAAAATGACAAACTGCAGTG TGTTACAATTTGAATGCACAAAATCAGATGACCAGTGTTGTAAATCACACAAGGAATGTGGACTCACCAAGGATTTCGTAAATGAGGTGCTTGGTAATATTCTCTGTGTCCTCAATAGTg aaatgaaatgtacGTTTCATATTTCTCATATGCGACATCTGGCTAAAAACAATACATGTAAAAAGATGGAAATCAGAAAGGGAGAAGACCGCAATGAGTACCATTGTAAATTCTCTGTCAGTG atgACAAATGTTTAATGAAGACAGAAATAGAAGAGCTGTATACTTGCATGCCGAAAG agaaaaataaaacacgCTCAGAGAAAGTTGAGGGAGATACCACACCCCCAGCATGCACTGATACTTGCAATG aGTTACCATGGCAGATAGCATTTGCACTTGCACCTGCACTTGCACTTGCACTTggaatttattttgttgtaatg GTAAAGCGGAATAATTCAG acAGGGAGGCCAATACAAATGACGGCCAGGTAAACATCCCCCTTAATAATA gttctgtagtagagtag
- the LOC130429180 gene encoding uncharacterized protein LOC130429180 isoform X2, which yields MTLYGVTVLCTLLFICKTSLGLSDNDHITLKCIAEKMTNCSVLQFECTKSDDQCCKSHKECGLTKDFVNEVLGNILCVLNSEMKCTFHISHMRHLAKNNTCKKMEIRKGEDRNEYHCKFSVSDDKCLMKTEIEELYTCMPKEKNKTRSEKVEGDTTPPACTDTCNELPWQIAFALAPALALALGIYFVVMVKRNNSDREANTNDGQVNIPLNNRQS from the exons ATGACGTTG tATGGTGTGACAGTGCTGTGTACACTCCTCTTTATATGCAAGACTTCTCTTGGTCTGTCTG ATAATGATCATATAACCTTGAAATGCATTGCTGAGAAAATGACAAACTGCAGTG TGTTACAATTTGAATGCACAAAATCAGATGACCAGTGTTGTAAATCACACAAGGAATGTGGACTCACCAAGGATTTCGTAAATGAGGTGCTTGGTAATATTCTCTGTGTCCTCAATAGTg aaatgaaatgtacGTTTCATATTTCTCATATGCGACATCTGGCTAAAAACAATACATGTAAAAAGATGGAAATCAGAAAGGGAGAAGACCGCAATGAGTACCATTGTAAATTCTCTGTCAGTG atgACAAATGTTTAATGAAGACAGAAATAGAAGAGCTGTATACTTGCATGCCGAAAG agaaaaataaaacacgCTCAGAGAAAGTTGAGGGAGATACCACACCCCCAGCATGCACTGATACTTGCAATG aGTTACCATGGCAGATAGCATTTGCACTTGCACCTGCACTTGCACTTGCACTTggaatttattttgttgtaatg GTAAAGCGGAATAATTCAG acAGGGAGGCCAATACAAATGACGGCCAGGTAAACATCCCCCTTAATAATA GGCAGTCGTGA